The following coding sequences lie in one Danio rerio strain Tuebingen ecotype United States chromosome 3, GRCz12tu, whole genome shotgun sequence genomic window:
- the micall2a gene encoding MICAL-like protein 2a isoform X5 yields MAAIKALQQWCKIQCEGYRDVAISNMSMSFRDGLAFCALIHKFRPDLINFESLSKDNVYYNNHLAFRVAEDHLGIPALLDAEDMVALPVPDRLSILTYVSQYYNYFHGRSPIGGVGGIKRHAEDSKEVPSEKKNLPVVAKNHNLKTNTENRPPQSEMPKIINRPPSLNIQKSAPEKHAQATPARQTGTDRQKSPGPKCVQAPITPLRARSPQPHREAEKKSVLVETSNKTGTLNSECAVCGNHVHLVQRHLVDGKLYHRSCYKCSVCYGTLKSGAYKLGSDTGSLVCTIHQHGQNGFKPTVKPFKSSGFTVSDLVAKSEREDQSPSQRYISVLSAPIKAVPRPVELSLAQQSWTSSAQRTQAARQKFFQSCSPATELQPNTKPPSGPAEPSSLKVQEKEGNRALANGNRLHEGNANNNNALNSDPRAKSQVKISCSSAKVSTWRQELHVRDSKGRSSYQAAPSSPAIISSGGGMNGKESLYLSAISKERSRPPSLLQTTAKASANDVQSYDAPADWRSKPKAAPNGPRLKSPDIAKDVALMCGENKDLKVQDSQAFMSNHSKGCNSDCSLASCVSPSTSCNKPSSPKQPRCRSATSSYDNGNILCNDSLLHEARSPTTKTCYITPEQISKELQDIENNLNDLENEGVELEWKLRVYEEEGHGDILMDPLMVDWFNLIRKKQSYIRRESELMYIARTQDLEEQQPGVEGELRRLINKPEHFKTLNEKKRETELLNRLMKIVNDRNAIVEGLEEDRIRQEEEDQQLNEMMQRLGLQKFKNKRKSSFSKLFRRRSKKASMGE; encoded by the exons ATGGCGGCTATTAAAGCGCTCCAGCAGTGGTGTAAAATTCAGTGCGAGGGATACCGAGATGTGGCCATCAGCAACATGAGCATGTCTTTCAGAGATGGACTGGCCTTCTGTGCGCTCATCCACAAGTTCAGACCGGATCTCAT aaacTTCGAGTCTCTCTCCAAAGACAATGTGTATTACAACAATCACTTG gcTTTTCGTGTGGCTGAAGATCATCTGGGGATCCCTGCTCTTCTGGATGCGGAGGATATGGTGGCCTTGCCTGTCCCAGACAGACTCAGCATCCTCACATATGTCTCACAATACTACAATTACTTCCATGGCCGCTCCCCAA TCGGGGGAGTAGGAGGTATCAAGCGGCACGCTGAGGACTCAAAGGAGGTGCCATCAGAGAAGAAGAATCTGCCTGTGGTTGCCAAAAACCACAATCTCAAAACAAATACAGAGAACCGTCCTCCTCAAAGTGAAATGCCAAAAATTATCAACCGTCCTCCATCTCTTAACATCCAGAAAAGTGCTCCAGAGAAGCACGCTCAAGCCACTCCAGCTCGGCAGACTGGCACAGACCGGCAGAAATCTCCAGGGCCTAAATGTGTGCAAGCGCCCATCACACCACTCAGAGCGAGATCTCCACAACCACACAGAGAAGCTGAGAAG AAGTCTGTTTTGGTGGAGACCTCAAATAAAACGGGTACATTAAACAGTGAATGTGCCGTCTGTGGAAATCACGTACATCTAGTCCAGAGACACCTGGTGGATGGAAAACTCTACCACCGGAGCTGCTATAA GTGCAGTGTATGTTATGGCACACTAAAATCTGGAGCATATAAACTGGGATCAGACACTGGTTCACTCGTCTGCACTATTCACCAACATGGCCAAAATGGCTTCAAGCCCACTGTTAAGCCTTTTAAGAGCAGCGGCTTTACAGTTTCTGATTTGGTGGCCAAATCTGAGCGAGAAGATCAGTCGCCTTCACAGCGCTACATCTCTGTATTATCTGCACCCATCAAGGCTGTTCCTAGACCTGTGGAGCTCAGCCTGGCTCAGCAGTCATGGACATCTTCAGCTCAGAGGACTCAAGCAGCTCGGCAGAAGTTCTTCCAGTCTTGTTCCCCAGCAACAGAGCTTCAGCCCAATACCAAACCACCATCAGGCCCAGCTGAGCCCTCCAGTCTGAAGGTGCAGGAAAAAGAAGGAAACCGTGCTCTGGCGAATGGAAATCGACTACATGAAGGAAACGCCAATAACAACAATGCACTGAATTCTGACCCAAGAGCAAAAAGCCA GGTAAAAATCAGTTGCTCTTCTGCTAAAGTCTCTACCTGGAGGCAGGAGCTACATGTGCGAGATTCAAAAGGCAGGAGTTCCTATCAGGCTGCTCCAtccagccctgctattatcagcAGCGGCGGCGGCATGAACGGCAAGGAATCGCTCTACCTCAGTGCCATCAGCAAGGAGCGCAGCAGACCTCCATCCCTGCTGCAGACTACTGCCAAAG CTTCAGCCAATGATGTTCAGAGCTACGATGCCCCGGCTGACTGGAGATCAAAGCCAAAGGCAGCTCCAAATGGACCAAGACTCAA ATCTCCTGATATTGCCAAAGATGTTGCATTGATGTGTGGAGAAAACAAAGATTTAAAAGTGCAGGATTCTCAAGCCTTCATGTCGAACCACTCCAAGG gttgtaatagtGATTGTTCCTTGGCCTCATGCGTATCACCCTCTACGTCCTGTAACAAACCTTCATCTCCAAAACAGCCTCGCTGCAGGTCAGCGACATCAA GTTACGACAATGGAAATATATTATGTAATGACAGCTTGCTCCATGAAGCAAGGTCACCTACT ACAAAAACTTGCTATATCACGCCAGAGCAGATCTCAAAAGAACTGCAAGACATTGAAAACAACCTCAACGATTTGGAGAATGAAGGAGTGGAGCTGGAATGGAAACTTCGTGTTTATGAAGAAG AGGGTCATGGGGACATTCTGATGGACCCCTTAATGGTTGATTGGTTTAACCTGAttcggaagaaacaaagctacATACGGAGAGAGTCGGAGTTGATGTACAT AGCAAGAACACAAGATCTGGAGGAGCAACAGCCGGGAGTGGAGGGGGAACTCAGGAGATTGATCAACAAACCAG AACATTTCAAAACTCTGAATGAGAAGAAGAGGGAAACTGAGCTGTTGAACAGACTGATGAAGATTGTGAATGACAGAAACGCTATTGTTGAGGGTCTGGAGGAAGACAGGATAAGGCAA GAGGAGGAAGATCAACAGTTGAATGAAATGATGCAAAGACTGG GTCTTCAGAAGTTTAAAAACAAACGCAAGTCATCCTTCTCAAAGTTATTTCGACGACGAAGTAAAAAAGCCTCGATGGGAGAGTGA
- the micall2a gene encoding MICAL-like protein 2a isoform X4: MAAIKALQQWCKIQCEGYRDVAISNMSMSFRDGLAFCALIHKFRPDLINFESLSKDNVYYNNHLAFRVAEDHLGIPALLDAEDMVALPVPDRLSILTYVSQYYNYFHGRSPIGGVGGIKRHAEDSKEVPSEKKNLPVVAKNHNLKTNTENRPPQSEMPKIINRPPSLNIQKSAPEKHAQATPARQTGTDRQKSPGPKCVQAPITPLRARSPQPHREAEKKSVLVETSNKTGTLNSECAVCGNHVHLVQRHLVDGKLYHRSCYKCSVCYGTLKSGAYKLGSDTGSLVCTIHQHGQNGFKPTVKPFKSSGFTVSDLVAKSEREDQSPSQRYISVLSAPIKAVPRPVELSLAQQSWTSSAQRTQAARQKFFQSCSPATELQPNTKPPSGPAEPSSLKVQEKEGNRALANGNRLHEGNANNNNALNSDPRAKSQVKISCSSAKVSTWRQELHVRDSKGRSSYQAAPSSPAIISSGGGMNGKESLYLSAISKERSRPPSLLQTTAKASANDVQSYDAPADWRSKPKAAPNGPRLNRSPDIAKDVALMCGENKDLKVQDSQAFMSNHSKGCNSDCSLASCVSPSTSCNKPSSPKQPRCRSATSSYDNGNILCNDSLLHEARSPTTKTCYITPEQISKELQDIENNLNDLENEGVELEWKLRVYEEEGHGDILMDPLMVDWFNLIRKKQSYIRRESELMYIARTQDLEEQQPGVEGELRRLINKPEHFKTLNEKKRETELLNRLMKIVNDRNAIVEGLEEDRIRQEEEDQQLNEMMQRLGLQKFKNKRKSSFSKLFRRRSKKASMGE, encoded by the exons ATGGCGGCTATTAAAGCGCTCCAGCAGTGGTGTAAAATTCAGTGCGAGGGATACCGAGATGTGGCCATCAGCAACATGAGCATGTCTTTCAGAGATGGACTGGCCTTCTGTGCGCTCATCCACAAGTTCAGACCGGATCTCAT aaacTTCGAGTCTCTCTCCAAAGACAATGTGTATTACAACAATCACTTG gcTTTTCGTGTGGCTGAAGATCATCTGGGGATCCCTGCTCTTCTGGATGCGGAGGATATGGTGGCCTTGCCTGTCCCAGACAGACTCAGCATCCTCACATATGTCTCACAATACTACAATTACTTCCATGGCCGCTCCCCAA TCGGGGGAGTAGGAGGTATCAAGCGGCACGCTGAGGACTCAAAGGAGGTGCCATCAGAGAAGAAGAATCTGCCTGTGGTTGCCAAAAACCACAATCTCAAAACAAATACAGAGAACCGTCCTCCTCAAAGTGAAATGCCAAAAATTATCAACCGTCCTCCATCTCTTAACATCCAGAAAAGTGCTCCAGAGAAGCACGCTCAAGCCACTCCAGCTCGGCAGACTGGCACAGACCGGCAGAAATCTCCAGGGCCTAAATGTGTGCAAGCGCCCATCACACCACTCAGAGCGAGATCTCCACAACCACACAGAGAAGCTGAGAAG AAGTCTGTTTTGGTGGAGACCTCAAATAAAACGGGTACATTAAACAGTGAATGTGCCGTCTGTGGAAATCACGTACATCTAGTCCAGAGACACCTGGTGGATGGAAAACTCTACCACCGGAGCTGCTATAA GTGCAGTGTATGTTATGGCACACTAAAATCTGGAGCATATAAACTGGGATCAGACACTGGTTCACTCGTCTGCACTATTCACCAACATGGCCAAAATGGCTTCAAGCCCACTGTTAAGCCTTTTAAGAGCAGCGGCTTTACAGTTTCTGATTTGGTGGCCAAATCTGAGCGAGAAGATCAGTCGCCTTCACAGCGCTACATCTCTGTATTATCTGCACCCATCAAGGCTGTTCCTAGACCTGTGGAGCTCAGCCTGGCTCAGCAGTCATGGACATCTTCAGCTCAGAGGACTCAAGCAGCTCGGCAGAAGTTCTTCCAGTCTTGTTCCCCAGCAACAGAGCTTCAGCCCAATACCAAACCACCATCAGGCCCAGCTGAGCCCTCCAGTCTGAAGGTGCAGGAAAAAGAAGGAAACCGTGCTCTGGCGAATGGAAATCGACTACATGAAGGAAACGCCAATAACAACAATGCACTGAATTCTGACCCAAGAGCAAAAAGCCA GGTAAAAATCAGTTGCTCTTCTGCTAAAGTCTCTACCTGGAGGCAGGAGCTACATGTGCGAGATTCAAAAGGCAGGAGTTCCTATCAGGCTGCTCCAtccagccctgctattatcagcAGCGGCGGCGGCATGAACGGCAAGGAATCGCTCTACCTCAGTGCCATCAGCAAGGAGCGCAGCAGACCTCCATCCCTGCTGCAGACTACTGCCAAAG CTTCAGCCAATGATGTTCAGAGCTACGATGCCCCGGCTGACTGGAGATCAAAGCCAAAGGCAGCTCCAAATGGACCAAGACTCAA tAGATCTCCTGATATTGCCAAAGATGTTGCATTGATGTGTGGAGAAAACAAAGATTTAAAAGTGCAGGATTCTCAAGCCTTCATGTCGAACCACTCCAAGG gttgtaatagtGATTGTTCCTTGGCCTCATGCGTATCACCCTCTACGTCCTGTAACAAACCTTCATCTCCAAAACAGCCTCGCTGCAGGTCAGCGACATCAA GTTACGACAATGGAAATATATTATGTAATGACAGCTTGCTCCATGAAGCAAGGTCACCTACT ACAAAAACTTGCTATATCACGCCAGAGCAGATCTCAAAAGAACTGCAAGACATTGAAAACAACCTCAACGATTTGGAGAATGAAGGAGTGGAGCTGGAATGGAAACTTCGTGTTTATGAAGAAG AGGGTCATGGGGACATTCTGATGGACCCCTTAATGGTTGATTGGTTTAACCTGAttcggaagaaacaaagctacATACGGAGAGAGTCGGAGTTGATGTACAT AGCAAGAACACAAGATCTGGAGGAGCAACAGCCGGGAGTGGAGGGGGAACTCAGGAGATTGATCAACAAACCAG AACATTTCAAAACTCTGAATGAGAAGAAGAGGGAAACTGAGCTGTTGAACAGACTGATGAAGATTGTGAATGACAGAAACGCTATTGTTGAGGGTCTGGAGGAAGACAGGATAAGGCAA GAGGAGGAAGATCAACAGTTGAATGAAATGATGCAAAGACTGG GTCTTCAGAAGTTTAAAAACAAACGCAAGTCATCCTTCTCAAAGTTATTTCGACGACGAAGTAAAAAAGCCTCGATGGGAGAGTGA